The proteins below are encoded in one region of Streptomyces sp. NBC_00490:
- a CDS encoding dienelactone hydrolase family protein translates to MPGVGDGGWVTPGGGGSDAFGLRPRLKGMAERLASAGYTVLVPNVFHRSGRGHPWWSCPTSSTRRNARRSSRASARPTCLDWLARSPPATDGKVGVTGYCVGAGLALRTAGTHPDPVAAAAGFHGAFLATDAPGQPPPPRRPHHRRAPLRPRRPGLHRPGRPDSPPRPGPHHGGRPPPRRGDGLLELLGRTL, encoded by the coding sequence GTGCCAGGGGTCGGTGACGGCGGTTGGGTGACGCCGGGCGGGGGCGGCTCGGACGCCTTCGGACTGCGCCCGCGCCTCAAGGGCATGGCGGAGCGGCTGGCCTCGGCGGGCTACACCGTCCTCGTCCCCAACGTCTTCCACCGCTCCGGCCGGGGGCACCCCTGGTGGAGTTGCCCGACTTCATCGACCCGGCGGAACGCCCGGAGATCATCGCGAGCCTCCGCCCGGCCGACCTGTCTCGACTGGCTCGCCCGGTCCCCGCCGGCCACCGACGGCAAGGTGGGCGTGACCGGCTACTGCGTGGGCGCGGGGCTCGCCCTGCGCACCGCCGGCACCCACCCCGACCCCGTCGCCGCGGCGGCCGGCTTCCACGGCGCGTTCCTCGCCACCGACGCCCCCGGACAGCCCCCACCTCCTCGCCGACCGCATCACCGCCGAGCTCCACTTCGGCCACGCCGACCAGGACTCCACCGACCCGGCCGACCAGATAGCCCGCCTCGACCAGGCCCTCACCACGGCGGGCGTCCGCCACCGCGCCGAGGCGACGGACTGCTGGAGCTGCTGGGCCGCACGCTCTGA
- a CDS encoding response regulator, translating into MIDVLVVEDDFMVARIHRGFVDSVDGFRVVGTANCGEQALTAVADLEPDLVLLDLYLPDIFGLDVVPRLRTAGHDCDVMVISAAREAEAVRRAVRQGVVDYLLKPFDAEELKDRLERYSARRGDLCAGTVSGQADVDRALGRVAAPTVAPTLPKGMSVETSELVERALRAVDGTLSAAECAERVGISRVSARRYLEHLTVTGRAAVTLRYGHAGRPERRYHWHGG; encoded by the coding sequence GTGATCGACGTACTCGTGGTCGAGGACGACTTCATGGTGGCGCGCATCCACCGTGGATTCGTCGACAGCGTCGATGGCTTCCGGGTCGTCGGCACGGCGAACTGCGGGGAACAGGCCCTCACCGCCGTCGCCGACCTGGAGCCCGACCTGGTGCTGCTCGACCTCTATCTGCCCGACATCTTCGGCCTGGACGTCGTCCCCCGGCTGCGGACCGCCGGTCACGACTGCGACGTGATGGTGATCAGCGCCGCCCGCGAGGCGGAGGCGGTGCGCCGGGCCGTACGCCAGGGTGTCGTGGACTATCTGCTGAAACCCTTTGACGCCGAGGAGCTCAAGGACCGGCTGGAGCGCTACAGCGCCCGGCGCGGCGACCTGTGCGCCGGGACGGTGAGCGGCCAGGCCGACGTCGACCGGGCGCTCGGTCGGGTCGCCGCGCCGACGGTGGCGCCCACGCTGCCGAAGGGCATGAGCGTGGAGACCTCGGAGCTGGTCGAACGTGCGCTGCGCGCGGTCGACGGAACCCTGTCCGCCGCGGAGTGCGCGGAACGGGTCGGTATCTCCCGGGTCAGCGCCCGCCGCTACCTCGAACACCTCACCGTCACAGGCCGAGCAGCGGTAACCCTGCGCTACGGCCACGCGGGCCGCCCCGAACGCCGGTACCACTGGCACGGCGGGTGA
- a CDS encoding PadR family transcriptional regulator, translating to MTQAAFFVLTALADEPRHGYGILREVEELSAGAVQMRVGTLYGVLDRLTADALIVLDREEVHDGRLRRYYRLTDEGMRALDAEAERMAAGASAAKQRIADGRKATGTPPVTGPGLAGGLA from the coding sequence ATGACACAGGCGGCGTTCTTCGTCCTCACCGCCCTGGCGGACGAACCGCGGCACGGTTACGGCATCCTGCGCGAGGTCGAGGAACTCTCCGCCGGAGCGGTGCAGATGCGGGTCGGCACGCTGTACGGCGTGCTGGACCGGCTCACCGCGGACGCTCTGATCGTGCTGGACCGCGAGGAGGTCCACGACGGCCGCCTCCGGCGCTACTACCGCCTCACCGACGAGGGCATGCGAGCCCTCGACGCCGAGGCGGAGCGGATGGCCGCGGGCGCCAGCGCCGCCAAGCAGCGGATCGCCGACGGCCGCAAGGCCACCGGCACCCCACCCGTCACCGGACCGGGACTCGCGGGAGGCCTCGCATGA